The DNA region ATGTCAAGAAACTTGCGGATGTCGCCGCCGGAGTACACGCCGCCCGCGGCGATGACAGGAATTTTTGTGCCGGACTCTTGCTCGAACGGGGCCACTATCTTCACCACCTCGGGGATCAGGCGCTCCAGGGCGTACTCCTCATCGTCCAGGTGCTCCGGCTTGAATCCCAGGTGGCCGCCGGCCTTGGGGCCCTCCACCACAAAGGCGTCCGGCAGGCGATTGTAGCGGGAAAGCCACTTGCGGCAGAGTATCTTGGCGGCGCGGGCCGAGGAGATGATCGGCACGAGCTTGGTGCTGGACTTCGCGTCCACGAGCTCCGGCAGATTGAGCGGCAAGCCAGCGCCGGAAAAGATGATATCGATGCGCTCTTCCACGGCGGCGCGGACCAGGTGGGCAAAGTTGGTGAGCACCACCATGATGTTCACGCCGATAATGCCCTTGGTCTTGTCCTTGGCAGCGCGGATCTGCTTGCGCAGGGCGCGGCTGTTGGCCGCGACGTAGTCGGTCTTGAAGTCGGGCTCCTGCCAGCCGATGCCCGGCGTGGCGATGACGCCGATGCCGCCGGCGTTGGCCACGGCCGAGGCGAGCCCGGAGAGGGAAACGCCGACGCCCATGCCGCCCTGGATGATGGGCAGTCTGGCCGAGAGCCCGCCGATGGAGAGAGAAGGTAGTGGCATAATCTACATAGCCCCGGAAACTGCGCAGGCGGATGACGCGGCAGGCATGTCAGCCGCAAGGGCGGCGTGGCCATGAATGAACGCGCTGCTACGGATTTCGCATACGTCCGAAGCGCGAACGCAGACACGTTGAGGGTAAATAAGAAAGCGCTGCGCCGGAACGGACGCCACGTGCCGGAAATCAGAGGCGTGGGGAGATGTCTGGAAAGACAAGTACTTTCAGTCCTGCTCGAAACTCGGGGTCACACAAGACCGAAAGTATGCCTGCTTCGGGGGATGCAGAGGATACTGCTCTGAAAAATTCAGATGATCGATGCGTGCCTTGTTTCATGGTGTCCTAGCAAGGATCGACAGCCTACGCAAGCGTTGCAGCTTTCATTGATGAATATTACATATTCGTCATAACAATAACGGTAAAAAGGACATTTCCATCATGAAACATCTGATTGCATACGCTTCATCGGCAGGAACCACCCGCCGCGCCGCGGCAATGATTCGCGACGGTCTGGCTGAGCGCGGTGTGGAGGCGGAGCTCTTTGACCTGCGGCGGTACACCCGTGGCGAGCTGCCTGCGGCGGACGAGCCCCTGTGCCTGTGGATAGGATCACCCGTGTACGCCCAGCACCCAGTGCCGTACTGCGCCGCATTCATCAAGGCGCTGGGCGCGCCGGAAGGCTCTTGGTGCGCGCCGTTCGTGGCCTGGGGCGGGGTGTCCACCGGCGTTGCCCTGGAGGAGCTGGGCCAGGCCGCGCTGGACGCCGGGTACAACCTTGCCGGCGGGGCGCGCGTGCTCTGCGCGCACTCCAACCTCTGGCGGGAGGCGGACCGGCCCCATGACGACCGGCCGAACGCACAGGACAAGGCGCTGCTGGCCGAGCTGGCCGGCACGGTTGTCGAGCGCATCGAAGTCGGCGAGCCCTGCGACATCGAGAGCATGCGCCAGCGCATCCCTGTCGTGCTGGAGGCGTCCGCCCAGATGAGCATGGATAAGATGCGCACGATGATACCCAAGCCGGAGCTGGACGCCGCCGCCTGCATCGGGTGCGGCCTGTGCGCCGAGGAGTGCCCCGCGGCTGCCATCACCCTGGAAGGGGAGCCGCCCCTGCCGCACATCGGTCCGGCGTGCGTCCGCTGCCGGGGTTGCGTGCGCGTCTGCCCGGAAGGTGCCTTCCTCGCCGACATGAGCGGCGCGCCGAAGCATCTGGCCAGTTTGATCGAGCGCTTCCAGGAGCCGGCAGAAACCACGATCTACTGACGCTGCGTCGCGCGCACAGGGGGCGGCAACCCGCCGGCCGGGGCACAATCCCGTTTGACATCTCGGCGCGGGAGGTCTAGCCGAATGTGTCCCGCTTTTGGGGGGGACTGAGAGCCGCTGGCAAACCTTTGTCTGCGTTTGCTATGGCTCGCTCGGATTTCGGCTTCGTCAACCTGCATCGGCGTAGGACTCGCTACGTCTGTTTCGGTTTTTCTGCCCGAACCCGCCCCCTCGCGCCCGGCGCGGCGACCGGTTTTGTCAGAGACTCTTCAAAGCGCGATTGAGTACTACGCGCGCAATGGCGTGGGGTAATCACCCCGAGACGTGACCCGTTCGGCAGGCAAGCGGACGGAAACCACAGTGAACGCAGGAGCGTGCTTCATGGGCCAAGCGCCGCGCGCGTCGATCATTTCCATGGCTTTCGTGGTCACGGGCAATCTGCTCGGGGCCGGCATTCTCGCACTTCCGGTCAACACCGGCCTTTCAGGATTCATCCCATCGCTGGTGAGCATCCTTCTGATGTGGGCGGCGATGTTCTCCACAGCCCTGATCCTGGCCTCGCAGAAGCATTTTGCCGAGAGCCCCACGGCCGATCTGCCGAGCTTCTTCGGCGCGGAGCTGGGCGCGGCGGGCAAGTGGATCACCGTGCTTGCCAACCTCGTGATCCTCTATGGCCTGCTCACGGCGTATCTGAGCGGCGCGGCCTCCGTGCTGGAGGATATTCTGGGCGCCAAGGTGCCGGGCTGGGCCCTGCTTGCCGGCTTCTTCCTGGTTGCCAGTCTGCTCACAGTGTTCGGCATGAAAATAATGAGCCGCTGCAACGCCGTGCTGATGGTCTTCCTCTTCGCGTCGTTCATCCTGCTTGTGATTTTCGCCGCGCGGTTCATGAAGCCGGAGCGGCTGGTCTACACGGACTGGAGCTACCTGCCGGCCACGTTACCCATCGTGGTTACGGCGTTCCACTTCCACAACATCATCCCCACCATCTGCCGCTCCATGAACTTCGACTTCAAGGCGGCGGCCAAAGCCATGTTCATCGGCATGGGCATCGGCTTCGTGATGAACTCGCTGTGGGTGCTGGTGGCCGTCGGCGCGCTGCCCCTGGCCGGGAGCGGTTCGGACACGCTGCTGCACACCTTCCAGACCAACCTGCCGGCAACCGTGCCCCTGGCCGATCTCATCCGTTCCCCGGCGTTCACGATCGGGGCCATGATGTTCGCCCTGGTGGCCATCACCACGTCGTTCATGGCCAACGGCACGGCGCTGCTCGGTTTTGTGAGCGATCTGACGACGCGGAACGGGCGCACGCCCTCGCGCATCGTGGTGCTGTTCCTGGCGCTGGGGCCGCCGCTCCTCATCGCTCTGGTCTACCCGGCCATATTTCTCAAGGCGCTGGACGTCGTGGGCGGCGTGGGCATCGTGGTCATCTTCGGCATCCTGCCCGGCGTGCTGCTGGCAAAGCAGCACAGGGGCAAGCTGCGCCTGGCCGGCATTGTGCTCGTGGCGGTGTTTTCGGTCGTGCTGCTGTACGAGATAGGGCAGGAGACGGGCATGTTGCGAATAGAGCCCGCGGCCGAGTACTGGCACACGGGCTCCCCACACGTGGTGCCGCAGTAGGGCCCACGCGCTTAGCGGTTCGCTGCTACAGGGACGGCATGTCCACCACCTGGACGGAGGTCGCCTGCAGGCCCTTGTCGCCCTGCACGATGGCGGCGACCACGCCGGCGCCCTGGCGCAGGTCGTCGAAGTCGCGTCCGACAACGGCGTTCTTGTGGAAGTAGACGTCGCGTTCGTCCAGGGTGCGCAGGAAGCCGTAGTCCTCGCCGTGGAAGACCTTGGCGACAACGGCGTTGGCCTGCTGCATGGGGTGCTGTTTGACCTCGCCGCGCTGCTTCTCGGTAATCTTCTGCAGCTTGCGGCGGGCGGCGTCAAAGGCCTCGCGGACCGTGGGCAGAAGCTCGGCGGGAATGGGCGGGGCCACTGCCTCGCGTTCGATGGCGAACTCCTTGCCCGGGGCGACGTTCAGATTAAGGCGGATGCGGAAGGGGTTGCCGCCGCGCTGATTCTTGTCCTCCATTTCCACGGCCACGCGCAATGACGTGATGTGGTCGCAGACCTGCTCCAGCTTGTCACTCTTGGAACGGACTAGGTTCTCAATGGTTCTGCCTCGATCCTCAATGCCGGTGATCGATATTTCGATGGGGACGTCCATTCAACGCACCTCCATAAGGGTGTATGTTGGTTGGTTTCCTACTGCCGTGGCCATTGTGCGCATCCCACGTCCCCCTACGGGTCCGTATGCCGCGGCCGGAGCCGGTTCCCGGCCTCCTGACCATGGCCGGAACCACAGCGGGGCATGGGATTCGACTCCACCGTACCATCTTCCAGGCCGTTCGCCCACCGCCGGGGGATGAAAAATCATCAAAAATAGCGGAACGTGGGGCAGGGGGGAGATGCGGCGGGGAAAGGGTCCTTGCATTCAGTAGACGGAAATGCATATCAAGAGGCAACTATCGAACTGGTTGTCTGGAGAAAACATGGCAGAGTCCTTTTGGAAGCAGCTTTTCAGAAAAATCGACAAGGCCTGTTATCGCCCGGCCTGTGCAATACGCTCCCGGTTTTTCGGCATACTATGCAAGATATTGCTGGTGGTCACTTTTCTCGTGGTATGGGATTTCGTCGCGCATCAGGAAGGTGTTGTTCGTACATGGGTGTCCCACGCATGGAATGAGCTGCTTTCGTTGATGGGCGACGGGGGCACGCCCGCTCCTCCGTTTGAAGTCGCCAAAAGCCTGGGCCTGCTTGTCGCGGCGTTCCTGGGCCTCGGCTTCACGGCGTGGCGCGCCTTTGCCTACGATCGCCAGACCGTGGTGGCGGAACAGGGCCATCTCACAGAGCGCTTCAACAAGGCTGCGGAGCAGCTTGGCAGTGAGCACATGACCGTGCGCATCGCGGCGATCAACGCCCTCTGGCGCATCGGCGTGGACAGCAAAAGCCAGGACGACAAACGCGCCGTGCTGGACGTGCTCTGCGGCTTCGTGCGGGAGTATAGACCCGAGTCGCTCGCACAATCCGCCCAGGTGCAGAAAAAGCGTCTCGCGCGCGCATTGCTGAAGCGAAAGCACACGGTATCTCCGCTCAAACGCAAAGCAACGCAACAAGTGTGCCCACCAGACGTGCAGACCGTGCTCGACTTCCTGGGCAAACGCATGGACGCCCTGCACTTCAAGCCGTGGCGCATGGATTACGCCGTGGACCTGAGTGGCGCTTACTTGGCAGGTTGCAATCTGTCTGGGTATTCCCTGCGAGGCATAAGTCTCCATGGTGCGAACCTGTGCCGCGTCCAAGCGGAGGGAGTGGACCTTGCCCAAGCAGATCTGGGGGAGGCCAACGTGCAGGGAGCCAACTTAACCTTTGCGCATCTGGCCGGAGCCAAACTTTGGGATGCGTATTTGGTCGGAATCAATCTCGGTGGAGCGCATTTGGACAGGGCCAATCTCGGTAGAGCGCATTTGAACGAGGCCAATCTTTTTAGGGCACATCTGGACGAGGCCAATCTGGGTGGAGCGCATCTGGATGGGGCCAGTCTCGAAGGAGCGCATCTGGTTGGGGCCGATCTCTTGAGGGCGCGTCTGGCCGGGGCCAATCTCCGTGTGGCGCATCTGGACAAAGCCAATCTCAATGGAGCGCATCTGGCCGGTGCCGATCTTTCGAGAGCGCATCTAAACGGTTCTGATCTTTCGAGCGCGCATCTAGAGGGGGCCAATCTTTGGAGCGCGCGTCTGGAACGTGCTATTTTTCGTTTGGCGCATCTGGAAAAGGCTGATCTCAGGGATGCGCATTTGGATGGGGCTGATCTTTCGAAAGCACATCTGGATGGAGCCGATCTCCGTGTGGCACGTCTCAACGGGGCGAATTTTTTTGAAGCACATCTGAACGGGACTGATCTTCGTGCGGCGCGTCTGGAGGATGCCTGTCTTTGGGAAGCGCATTTTGACGGCGCCAATCTCAAAGATATCCATCTCAACAGGGCGGCTCTCTCCGGGGCAATCTTCAAGAATGCTAGGAACCTTCGCCAGAAGCAAATAGATGCAGCCTGTTGGGATGGTAAATATCCACCTACGCTCCCCCCTGGGTTCACCTGTCCGCCTAATTACTGCGAGTGGGACTTGGCAGAACAAAAAGTCGTCCCCATCGATCCCCCGGACGCCATTGCCCCCTGTCCTGCAAAAGAGCCCGACGAATAGGAAAGACGCCCGCGCCAAGCGCAAGGCAGTCCGGCCAGGCGGTACAAGCCGCAGTTGCTCAGCCGCGTGAACGGCCAGCTCTGTGTTGAGCCATCTGCGCGCCACGGTATGCTGAATTAGGGAAGGGGAGAGACGCCCCCTGAAGGGCATCGTCGCGAATCGATTCTACCCGTATACCTACCCGTGAGCCGGCTATCGCCGGCAGGCAGGATGGGCAACAATCCGGAAAACATGGTCGGGGCGGCCCGATTCGAACGGGCGACCCCCTGCTCCCAAGGCAGGTGCGCTGCCAGACTGCGCTACGCCCCGACTGTGTTGGCATGGGTTAACGGACTTGGCCCCCGGATGCAAGCGCTACGCGTCCGAAATCCCCAGAAATGCGATGTCCTCCGGAGCTTAGCTCTTCCGATCATTTGGCTTTTCGGATAGGTTGAACCCGGCCGGAATTCCTGAATCCGTGCGGGCCGCCCAGGGTATTTGCTCCTATACAGTGCGAGAAAGCATAGTAGTTATTAAAGAATATTCATGCATTTCCCTCCCCGCATATATCGTTTTCGCAATCGCATCAGCCGGCGGACCTTCCTGGAGGCCTGCGCCGTGGGCGCGTTGGGCACGGTCGGCTTCGGCGCGGGGCTGGCCGCATCGTTCAACGCCTTCGCCTCCAACGGCACTCTGGCGTCCGCCTCCAGCATGACCGATCAGCAGCGGGAGTTCCTGTCCAGTGAAGGGCGGCGCTACTGTGGGCTGACCCTGCACATCATCACCGAGGACACGCCGCCCAGCCGCGCCTGTCGGGAGATAGCCGTGCGGGAGTTCGCCGCGCTCACCGGCATCGACGTGGACTGGGAGCTGGCTCCGCTCAGGCGCGTTCTGGCCAAGACGCTGCAGGACGTGAACAGCAAGGCGGGGCGGTACGACATCTACTACGTGGACCACTCCTGGCTGGCCACCATGAGCCCGCATGTCCATTCCCCGGAGCCGTTGCTGCAGAACCCGGAGATCGCCTATCCCGACTTCGATTTTCCGGATTTTCTCGAAGCGCTCGTGGACAAGGTTGCCTCCCATGGCGGTCGGCTCATGGGCCTGCCGTACGATATCCCCATTTTGATCATGGCCTACCGCCGCGACGTGCTGGACTCGCTGGGCCTGGCGCCGCCGCGCACCTTGGACGAGTATCAGCACGTGGTGCAGGCCGTGCAGGAGGCCAGAGCGCCCGAGATGTACGGCTCTGTGGGACAGTGGAAGGCCGGGCATTACTCCCTGGTCTGCGCCATGAGCTCCTGGCTGTGGGGCCATGGGGGTTCGTTCTTCAAAAGTGACGGCTGGCCGGGATTTCTGGACGATCAGGCCGCATCGGCCATGCGCTACATGCTGGAGCTGGGCAAGTACATGCCGCCGGGCGCTACGGCGTGGGACTGGGACGGCCAGGGGCGGAGCTTTGCCCAGGGCGGCGCGGCAGTGGCCATTGTCTGGAGCGAGCAGTTTCCGCTGTTTGACGACCCGGCGCGTTCGTCCGTGGTCGGCCTGGTGGAGCCGTCGCCGTGTCCGCAGGCCCTGGCGCTACGGCCGTCTTCGGAAACCTCTTTCGGCGAGACGCCGGGCGTCTCCCACCAGGGCGGCAGCTGCCTGGCTCTTTCGAGCTACAGCAAGAACATCACGCCGGCGTGGATGTTCATGCAGTGGGTGACAAGCAGGGACGTAAGCGTCCGCGCGAGCCTGCTGGGCGGCGGGGCCAGCCTGATGCGCCGGAGCTGCTACGAGGATCCGCGCATCATGGCCCAGAAGCGGGTGGGGCCGGGAACCACCAGGCATCTCGACGTGACCCTGGACGCCATCACGCACAATATGGGCACGGAGCCGCACCTGAGCGGCTGGGATCAGCTTGTCGTGAACGGATTCGGTGTTGAGCTGGGGCGGATGGTGACAGGGCAGCAGGGAGTGAAGGAGACCCTGCGCGCCATGCAGAGCGCTGCGGGCAACCATGTGAGAAACCTGAGGCCTGCCGTATGAGCCGGTTCGGTGGGGAACACGCGGCCAGGAACCGGGACGATGCGGCGCAGGAGAAGTCCGGCTCGTTCTTCCTCGGCTCCATGCGCACGAAGCTGCTCGCGGCGTTTCTGGTCGTGGCTCTGAGCCCGCTGCTCGTCTTCGCCTATATCAACCACCGTTCCACGCTGGACGCGCTCAAGGAGTCGGCCTACCGCTCCCTGTCCGCTGCGGCGTCGCAAACCGTGTCCCGGCTCTCGGGTTTTGTGGCTGCCAACATCGAGATCATCGGTGCCGAGGCGCGGTTGCCTGCGCTGGCCGACTACCTGCTCCTGCCGGATCAACTCCAGGCCAACAGGTCGATACGCGACAATCAGCGCGAGATTCTGCATTCCTTTGCCGAGAAGAACCCGGTGTTCATCCACTCCTACGGCCTGTTGAACTCGCAGGGCGTCGTGGTCGCGGATACGCGCCACGAAAAGGAGGGCTGGAGCGAGGCGCGGCAGGGTTACTTTGAAGAGGCCATGAACTCCGGCCTGCCGTGCGTCTCCGAGGTGGATGTGGTGCCGGAGTATCGCCAGGCGTTCATTCATTTCGCCAGCCCGGTGCTGGACAGAAACGGCCGCACCCTCGGCGTCTTGCGCTCCACGTACAGCATCGCCGTGCTTCAGCAAATGCTGGCCCTGGATCTTGGCATTGCCGGCGACTACTCGGCCCCGCTGCTGGTGGACGCCAAGGGCCGCATCCTCGCCTTTGGCCGGCTCTCCCACTCCAGCCTGAGCAGGTATCTGCTGCAGCCTGTTTCTACACTGGCTCCCGGAGCGGAGGGCCGTACCGAGAGCCATCTGACCATGGCCGTGAAGGCGTCCGAGGACACGCCGCAGACCTTCACCACCCATCTGCAGCTGGGGGACCAGGGCCCGGAAGCCGTGGCCATGGGCGTGCTGTCCAGCATGGGCTGGCGCGTGTTTTTCCTGCAGCCGGAGGGCGTGTTCCTGGCTCCGGCACACAGGCAGGGGCAGTGGCTCGCCGGTCTGGCAGCGGCCATATCGCTGCTTGCCATCTTCGCGGCCGCCATATCCTCGCGTATCTTCACCCGACCCATCACCAGGCTGACCGAGGCGACCCGGCGCGTGGCCAAGGGCGATCTGCGCGGCCGGGCGCCTGTCTACTCCAACGACGAGATAGGCTCGCTGGCGCGTTCCTTCAACGCCATGACCGCGGAGCTGGAGCGGCGCATCGAGACGGAGAACACTCTTTCGGACATCTCGCGCGAGTTCATCAACGTGCCGGCCAACGCCACGGCCGAGGCGCTGCGCTGGGCCCTGATGCGTCTGGCGTCGTTCCTGGGCCTGGATATCGGCATGATCCTCCAGACCACGGAGGCCTCCGCCAACGGCGGCCGCGCCTTCAAGCTCTCCCACGCCTGGCGGTCGCCCCTCTTTGTGGAAACTAAGGGCTCCTGCCTCGCACGGGGATGCGCCCTGGCCTGGCTGGATCAGCGCCTGCGCGAGCAGAGCTCGTTCCACATCCAGGACATCACCTTGCTGCCGCCGGAGGCCGACTGCGAGCGGGAAGCCTTTACCGACGAGGGCGTGCGCTCCCTGGCCGTGCTCCCGTTCTCCTATGGCGGCGAGTTCCGGGGCATGCTCTGCCTGGCCTCGTCCAAGGTGCGGGAGGAGAGCTTCACCGAGGAGGAGCTGCGGCTCATCCGGCTGGTGAGCGAGATCTTCGGCACCACGCTGGAGCGGCACGACTCCCAGGAAGCGCTGCGCCAGAGCGAGGAGCGCTACGCCCTGGCCCAGAAGGCCGCGAACATCGGCAGCTGGGAGTGGGACATCACCACGGGCAGGCTCTATTGGTCCGACGCGCTGGAGCCGCTGTTCGGCTACGAGGTGGGCGAGTTCCAGGGCACGTACAAGGCGTTCCTCGACATGGTTCCCCCGGAGGACCGCAAGATGGTGCTCGACGCCGTGGGCGCGTCCTTTCGCCGCGGCGCGTCGTACAACGTGGAGCACCGCATCATGCGCAAGGACGGCGGGGAGCGTTGGGTGGCCGAGGCCGGCGAGGTGGTTCTGGACGCCGAGGGCCGGCCCCAGCGCATGCGCGGTATTTTGCAGGACATCACCGAGCGCAAGTGGGCCGAGGACGTGCTCTCGCGCCTGAACAAGCGGCTGGAGCAGCTTGTGGAGGTGCGCACCAAGGACCTGGAGAACAAGGCGCACGAGCTGGAGCTGGCCAACAAGCGGCTCATGGCCCTGGACGAGATGAAGTCAACCTTCCTCACCTCCGTGTCCCACGAGCTTCGCACGCCGCTGACCTCGGTGCTCGGCTTCACCCGGATCATCATGCGCGACTTCAAGCGCATTTTTCTGCCCATGGCCGTGCAGTGCAGCGAGACGGTCCAGAAGCGCTCCTACCGTATCCTGGAGAACCTGGAGATCATCGCCAGCGAAGGCGACCGACTCACCAGGATGGTCAACGACGTGCTCGATCTGTCCAAGATCGAGTCCGGCCGCATGGAATGGCGCGACAGGGACGTGGATTTCGGAAAAATCATCGAGCAGTCCGTGCGCTCCGTGGGTGGGCAGCTCCGCGGGAACAGCGATATCTCACTGCGCATGCAGATTGCCGAGGACCTGCCCAAGGTCCACATGGACCCGGACCGGCTCTCCCAGCTTTTGGTGAATATCGTGGGCAACGCCGTGAAGTTTACGGAGCAGGGCGAGGTGCTGGTCCAGGCGTGCTCGCCCGTGGAAGGGGCCGTGCAGGTTCGGGTGACGGACTCCGGCCCGGGCATCGAGCGCGACGAGCTGAGCAAGATCTTCGACAAGTTCCACCAGGCGGCGCGGCGCGACACCATGGACGACAAGCCGCCGGGAACAGGCCTCGGCCTTGCCATCTGCCAGCAGATCGTCGACTATTACGGCGGCATTCTCTGGGTCGAATCGGAGCTCGGCAAGGGCTCCACCTTTGTGTTCGAGCTGCCGGTGCGCAACGCGCAGGACGGCTACGGAGCCGATCCCCAGCCGGCCTGGGGCAAGAGCGTGACAGGTTGGGACATGGCGTAATGCCGCTGCCCCCCCGGATTGCTTGGGGATTGTTCGAGCACGCATATTTTCCGGAACCCCAGCCGGCCTCCACGCCTCCGGCCCATCGGCGCGGCGGGTGGACGGCCCTTTTCCAAAATCAAGGAGCGTTGGCTAAAATGGATATAACCTACACCCCTATCGGGATTCTGCACACGCCGTTCACTACGCCGCAAGGCATGCCCATACAGCCCAAGGGGGCGCGCGGCGTGCGCGGCGAGCTGGAGCTCGATCCCAAGTTCGAGGCCGGTCTCGTGGATATCGACGGCTTCTCCCACCTCATCCTGCTCTACCATTTCCATGCAGCCGGCGAGACCAGGCTGACCGTCACGCCGTATCTGGACACCGCCTCCCACGGCGTGTTCGCCACGCGCGCTCCGGCGCGGCCCAACTCGCTGGGCCTGTCCGTGGTCAAGCTGGTGGGCGTGCGCGGCTCCGTGCTGGAGCTGGAGGACGTGGACGTGCTGGATGGCACGCCGGTGCTGGACGTGAAGCCCTACGTGCCGGCCTTTGACACGCCGGTGAGCGAGGTGCGCTCCGGCTGGCTGGAAGAGAAGGGAAGCGATGCGGGCGACGCCCGCGCGGACAAGCGCTTTCACGAGGCGTCCGGACCGTCCGGGGCATCTGGCGCCTCGGAGTAGCGATGCGACTGCAGCTGGACATTCGCAAGCAACTGCCCAGCCGCGGCCGTGTCTTCGAGCTGCGCAGCCGGTTTTCCACAGCCGACCGCCACGTGGTGCTGTTCGGGCCGTCCGGGTCTGGCAAATCCCTGACCCTCAACGCCCTGGCCGGGCTGCTCACGCCGGACTCCGGAACCATCGCCGTGGACGGCGTGACCTTTTTCGACGCGTCCAGGGGCGTTGATCTGCCCGCGCGGGAACGCCACGTGGGCTACGTGTTCCAGGACTACGCGCTCTTCCCGCACCTCTCGGTCCGGCACAACGTGGCCTTTGGCCTGAAAAAGCTGGGCCGGCGGCTGGGCAAAGCGCACGCCGGGCAGGTGGAGGAAATGCTCTCCCTGCTGGGACTGGCCGGCATAGCAGGCAACATGCCGGCCGAAATATCCGGCGGACAGCGCCAGCGCACCGCCCTGGCCCGCGCCCTGGTCACCAAGCCGGGCCTGCTGCTCCTGGACGAGCCGTTCTCCGCCCTGGACGAGCCCCTGCGCAAGGCCATGCGGCAGGAGGTGCTGCGGATTCTGGAATACTTCGACATGCCCCTGGTGCTGGTCACGCATGACCCGGCCGACGTCTCCATGTTCGGCAGCACCGTGGTCATGGCCAAGGACGGCAGGGTGGAGGAAACCGTGACCCTGGCCGAGCTGGAAGCGCGCGGCGCAAGCCTGCAGGAAGCACTGGCCGCATGGTTCTAAACGTCATCGCACCAATGCTTTTTCGCTTGCTGGCGGCGTGAGGCTCGCCCCGTCCGAGGGCTCTGCCCTCGGGCACCCGCCAGGGAGCTCAGCTCCCTGGACCCATATATTGGGGTCCGGGGACCAGTGGTCCCCGGCAGGGGGTGCTGGGGGACAGCGTCACCCAGCCCGCCGGAGGCGTCTTTGCTCCGGCCGCCGGAAGCTCTCGGGCTACATTTCCACGCAGCGTTGTGCAGGCAGGCCGGACTGCGCCGGGTGCTTGATCTCGCGCATTTCGGTGATGAGGTCGGCGCGTTCGGCCAGCCAGTCCGGCAGGCCGCGGCCGGTGAGCACGATGTGCGGCGGGTTGGCCCGCTTGTCCTGGATGGTTCCTGAAAGCGCCAGCAGCTCCTCCACTTCCTCGCGGGTCACCAGGTCGGAGCCCAGGGCGTAGAGAATCTCGTCGAGCACGATGAGGTCCACGGGCCGCCGGCGCGCCAGGCCGGTGCCTTCCTGCGCCGGCGTGGGCGGCAGGAGCCGCTCCCTGGCCCATTGCAGAACGGCCTTGGCCGCCTCGCGGTGCTTGGGGTAGTCGGCCGGGTCGCGGTAGAAGCCCAGGCCGCCGGCGAGGAAATCGTGCCCCAGCTCGGTTTCCAGAAAGCGCTGCTCGCCCGCGGCGTCCGGCCGCTTGAGAAACTGTCCGAACGCCACGGCAAAGCCGCCGCCGATGGCGCGCACGGCCTGGCCTATGCCGGCCGTGGTCTTGCCTTTACCTTCTCCAGTGTAAACGATGATCATCCGGCGTACCGATCCTCCAGGGCGTTCATGGCAACGCCGTGCACGGGCCGCCCGCACTCCGAGCACTTGGAAAGATCCGCCTTGACGACCTGGAAGCCCTCGCGGCGGATGGCCACGGCGTTGCACCCCGGGCAGTAGGTATTGTTGCCGGGGTGGCCGGGCACGTTGCCTACATAGACATAGTAGAGACCGGCCTTCTTGCCAATATCGTAGGCCATCTCCAGCGTCTTGGTGGGGGTGGAGTCCCGGTCCATGAGCTTGTAGGTGGGGTGGAAGCGGGAGATGTGCCAGGGCACTTCCAGGCCCAGATTTCCGGCGATGAACTCCGCCAGCCGGGTGAGCTCGGCTGGGTTGTCGTTGGCGCCGGGAATGACCAGGGTCGTGACCTCCAACCACCAGTCGCTTTTGGCGATGCGCTTCAGGTTGTTCTTCACCGGTGTCAGCTT from Oceanidesulfovibrio marinus includes:
- a CDS encoding ABC transporter substrate-binding protein; its protein translation is MHFPPRIYRFRNRISRRTFLEACAVGALGTVGFGAGLAASFNAFASNGTLASASSMTDQQREFLSSEGRRYCGLTLHIITEDTPPSRACREIAVREFAALTGIDVDWELAPLRRVLAKTLQDVNSKAGRYDIYYVDHSWLATMSPHVHSPEPLLQNPEIAYPDFDFPDFLEALVDKVASHGGRLMGLPYDIPILIMAYRRDVLDSLGLAPPRTLDEYQHVVQAVQEARAPEMYGSVGQWKAGHYSLVCAMSSWLWGHGGSFFKSDGWPGFLDDQAASAMRYMLELGKYMPPGATAWDWDGQGRSFAQGGAAVAIVWSEQFPLFDDPARSSVVGLVEPSPCPQALALRPSSETSFGETPGVSHQGGSCLALSSYSKNITPAWMFMQWVTSRDVSVRASLLGGGASLMRRSCYEDPRIMAQKRVGPGTTRHLDVTLDAITHNMGTEPHLSGWDQLVVNGFGVELGRMVTGQQGVKETLRAMQSAAGNHVRNLRPAV
- a CDS encoding ATP-binding protein, translating into MSRFGGEHAARNRDDAAQEKSGSFFLGSMRTKLLAAFLVVALSPLLVFAYINHRSTLDALKESAYRSLSAAASQTVSRLSGFVAANIEIIGAEARLPALADYLLLPDQLQANRSIRDNQREILHSFAEKNPVFIHSYGLLNSQGVVVADTRHEKEGWSEARQGYFEEAMNSGLPCVSEVDVVPEYRQAFIHFASPVLDRNGRTLGVLRSTYSIAVLQQMLALDLGIAGDYSAPLLVDAKGRILAFGRLSHSSLSRYLLQPVSTLAPGAEGRTESHLTMAVKASEDTPQTFTTHLQLGDQGPEAVAMGVLSSMGWRVFFLQPEGVFLAPAHRQGQWLAGLAAAISLLAIFAAAISSRIFTRPITRLTEATRRVAKGDLRGRAPVYSNDEIGSLARSFNAMTAELERRIETENTLSDISREFINVPANATAEALRWALMRLASFLGLDIGMILQTTEASANGGRAFKLSHAWRSPLFVETKGSCLARGCALAWLDQRLREQSSFHIQDITLLPPEADCEREAFTDEGVRSLAVLPFSYGGEFRGMLCLASSKVREESFTEEELRLIRLVSEIFGTTLERHDSQEALRQSEERYALAQKAANIGSWEWDITTGRLYWSDALEPLFGYEVGEFQGTYKAFLDMVPPEDRKMVLDAVGASFRRGASYNVEHRIMRKDGGERWVAEAGEVVLDAEGRPQRMRGILQDITERKWAEDVLSRLNKRLEQLVEVRTKDLENKAHELELANKRLMALDEMKSTFLTSVSHELRTPLTSVLGFTRIIMRDFKRIFLPMAVQCSETVQKRSYRILENLEIIASEGDRLTRMVNDVLDLSKIESGRMEWRDRDVDFGKIIEQSVRSVGGQLRGNSDISLRMQIAEDLPKVHMDPDRLSQLLVNIVGNAVKFTEQGEVLVQACSPVEGAVQVRVTDSGPGIERDELSKIFDKFHQAARRDTMDDKPPGTGLGLAICQQIVDYYGGILWVESELGKGSTFVFELPVRNAQDGYGADPQPAWGKSVTGWDMA
- the tsaA gene encoding tRNA (N6-threonylcarbamoyladenosine(37)-N6)-methyltransferase TrmO, whose product is MDITYTPIGILHTPFTTPQGMPIQPKGARGVRGELELDPKFEAGLVDIDGFSHLILLYHFHAAGETRLTVTPYLDTASHGVFATRAPARPNSLGLSVVKLVGVRGSVLELEDVDVLDGTPVLDVKPYVPAFDTPVSEVRSGWLEEKGSDAGDARADKRFHEASGPSGASGASE
- a CDS encoding ABC transporter ATP-binding protein, producing MRLQLDIRKQLPSRGRVFELRSRFSTADRHVVLFGPSGSGKSLTLNALAGLLTPDSGTIAVDGVTFFDASRGVDLPARERHVGYVFQDYALFPHLSVRHNVAFGLKKLGRRLGKAHAGQVEEMLSLLGLAGIAGNMPAEISGGQRQRTALARALVTKPGLLLLDEPFSALDEPLRKAMRQEVLRILEYFDMPLVLVTHDPADVSMFGSTVVMAKDGRVEETVTLAELEARGASLQEALAAWF